GATCGGGATGTCCTTCATCAGGTCGAAGTTCGAGGTCTTGCCGATGACCACATCGTTCTCGATGCGGATGCCCAGTCCTTCCTCGCGGATGTAGATGCCGGGCTCGATGGTGAAGACCATGCCTTCCGCATAGGGCTCATGCGGCGGGGCCACGTCGTGGACGTCGAGGCCCATGTGGTGCGAAGTACCATGCATGAAGTACTTCTTCACGAGGTGCTTGTCCGGGCCCTGCTCTTTCGCTTCCTTCGCGCCGATCAGGCCGAGTCGCACGAGTTCGGCTTCCATCAGCTCGATGACCTGCTTCTGGTACTCCAGCGGGGTGTTGCCGGGGCGGAGGATTTCATTCGCGCCGCGGAAGACGCGCAGCACGGAGTTGTAAACTTCCTTCTGGCGAGCGGTGAAGCGGCCATTGACCGGAATGGTGCGGGTCAGGTCGGAGGCCCAACCGGCGTACTCGGCGGCCACATCGAGCAAGAGCATGTCGCCATCTTGGCAGATCTTGTCGTTCTCCACGTAGTGAAGCACGCAGGCGTTCTTGCCACTGCCGATGATCGGGCCGTAGGCGAAGCCGCGTGATCCCTGACGGACGAATTCGTGGAGCAACTCGGCTTCCACTTCCCACTCGCCCACGCCGGGCTTCACGAAGCCGAGCAGGCGGCGGAAGCCGGCCTCGGTGATCTTGCAGGCCTTCTGGATGATATCCACCTCCACAGGATCCTTCGTGATCCGCAGGCGGTGCATCAGCGGCGCCAGGCGCTCATAGCGGTGCAGCGGGTAGCGCGCCTGGCACTTCTTGATGAAGCGGTCGTTCGCCGTTTCCACCACCACCACGGCGCGCAGGTGCTCGTTCGTGGTCAGATAAATATTGTCGGCCTGCGGGATCAGGCGGTGCAGCCAGGACTCGAAGCTGTGGGCCCACTCGATGCGCTCGATGCCGGTCGCGGCCTTCGCCTGCTCCTTCGTCAGCTTCTCGCCTTCCCAGATCGCAATGTGCTCGCTGGTTTCCTTCACGAACAGGATCTCGCGCTCCTTCGGATCCTTCGCATCCGGCATCAGCACCAGCATGGTATCCTCCTGATCGACTCCGGTGAGGTAGAAGAGATCCGCGTTCTGCTTGAAGGCCATCGTCCCGTCCGCATTCGTCGGATAGATGTCATTCGCCAGCACGATGACGATGCTGTTCGGCTTGAGCTGGGCGCGGAGCTTCTCGCGATTCCGGATGAAGAGCTGCGGGTCGATCGGGTCGTAGCGCATGGGTCCGACTCCAGCGGAAGCCCCCGCGCCCCGCAACGTGATTCAGAGGGCCCGCCGAAATCTTGGCAAAAGCTGCGGAATCGGCGGAAGCCCCGGTCAAGCAAGCGAACAGCCTGTCCCTTTTCTTTCACCCCCCTCGGGATGCCTGCCCCACCCTCACCTAATCTCCAGCCGCGCAATCCTCCCGCGCCGGATCTGGAAGCAATACTCCAACTCGATCGGGCTCCCCGGGAAAGCCCCCGAAACCATCGCCGTCACGATCGTATTCTTCCCATCGTCCGTCACATCCCGCGGCACCATCAGCGGCGAATACTTGGCCGTCGTCTCCTCGATCCACCCACGGATCGCCGCGCGCCCTTGATGCTCCTGATCCTCGTCATGGACCACCGCCTCCTCCGCAAAGCAGGCGCTCGCCTCCTCCGCGTTCCCATCATTCGCCGCACGAAAGTACTCGGGAAGAGGTTCAGGCAGATGCATGGCTCAATAAAACCCTATAACCCCGGGACGGCGATCACGAAAGCCATCAAAGGCTGTTCAAATTTCGCGCCCTTTCGCGTCCTTTCGCGGTTAAAGATCCCGCTTTCCAAATCGCCTCCGTCTCTCAACCGCCCCGCCAATTCAGCTTCTGCCGCAGCGCCTCATAGAACGAGTGCCCCTTCAAGCGCAGCAGGTTCAGCACATGGTCCGCCTTCCGCACCTCGATTCGGTCGCCGTGGTTGATCGAGACGCAATCCCGACCATCCACCGTGAAGAGCATCGGTGCCTCGTCCGCATTCTCCGGTGCCAGCTCCACCACCGAGGCATCACTGATCACCAGCGAACGCTGGCTCAGCGTATGCGGGCAGATCGGCGTGATCACGAAAGCCCCCGCCGAGGGACTGATCAGCGGACCACCCGCGGATAGTGAATACGCTGTCGAACCCGTCGGCGTCGCCACGATCAAGCCGTCCGCCTTGTAGCGGTTCAGCAAGTCGCCATCGATATAGGCCGTCAGGGAAATCAGACGACCCG
This portion of the Luteolibacter luteus genome encodes:
- a CDS encoding aminopeptidase P N-terminal domain-containing protein, encoding MRYDPIDPQLFIRNREKLRAQLKPNSIVIVLANDIYPTNADGTMAFKQNADLFYLTGVDQEDTMLVLMPDAKDPKEREILFVKETSEHIAIWEGEKLTKEQAKAATGIERIEWAHSFESWLHRLIPQADNIYLTTNEHLRAVVVVETANDRFIKKCQARYPLHRYERLAPLMHRLRITKDPVEVDIIQKACKITEAGFRRLLGFVKPGVGEWEVEAELLHEFVRQGSRGFAYGPIIGSGKNACVLHYVENDKICQDGDMLLLDVAAEYAGWASDLTRTIPVNGRFTARQKEVYNSVLRVFRGANEILRPGNTPLEYQKQVIELMEAELVRLGLIGAKEAKEQGPDKHLVKKYFMHGTSHHMGLDVHDVAPPHEPYAEGMVFTIEPGIYIREEGLGIRIENDVVIGKTSNFDLMKDIPIEVEEIEELMNAKR
- a CDS encoding nuclear transport factor 2 family protein — its product is MHLPEPLPEYFRAANDGNAEEASACFAEEAVVHDEDQEHQGRAAIRGWIEETTAKYSPLMVPRDVTDDGKNTIVTAMVSGAFPGSPIELEYCFQIRRGRIARLEIR